A genomic window from Providencia alcalifaciens includes:
- a CDS encoding alpha-keto acid decarboxylase family protein has protein sequence MTQTVIEHVLSRLQSLGINDIFGVAGDYAFPINDAVCADPNLRWVGNCNELNAAYAADGYARLKGVAALSTTFAVGELSALNGIAGAYAERLPIFHLVGMPASHIQKNQTIMHHTLGDGDFDVFYNVAQSFSCAHAILTPENCVSEMTRLITQAFAQRRPVYIGIPADYAVKRIVVQSIKPLTLPSSRPDTLKKVISLIANKLNYSESPCALLGSLISRFDLVKEAEALIKVTHLPYATMFMDKGVLNETHSQYIGMYSGYLMNPAIAEFIERCDCILNIGAVMSDVNTGCFTANLHTNNIIHIMDNYVVIDSTVYSDVYIYELLSELKDILTFIPSSTIKVRGLGEPISNDNRKITSDYLYPRFEKFIKQNDIVIAETGTFSMGLSFALLPKEVSFQTQSLWGSIGWATPAALGAALAAPHRRVILATGEGAHQLTAQEISLFARWGLKPLIFVLNNDGYLIERFLCNEPEAYYNDIPPWNYTQLPSALGCEEWYCQTVTTCEELNAVLNHLDKIDSAAYIEIITDRYEASDLLQAIGKLIKAEIPKYLK, from the coding sequence ATGACCCAAACCGTCATTGAGCATGTTTTATCCAGATTACAGTCTCTCGGCATTAATGATATTTTTGGTGTTGCAGGTGATTATGCCTTTCCTATTAATGATGCCGTCTGTGCGGATCCAAATTTACGTTGGGTAGGAAACTGCAATGAATTAAATGCTGCCTATGCCGCAGATGGTTATGCCCGCTTAAAGGGGGTTGCAGCCCTCTCGACAACCTTTGCAGTTGGAGAACTCAGTGCGTTAAATGGTATTGCAGGGGCTTATGCGGAAAGATTACCTATTTTTCATTTAGTTGGAATGCCCGCCAGCCATATCCAAAAAAATCAAACTATTATGCACCATACTTTAGGTGATGGTGATTTCGATGTATTTTACAACGTCGCTCAATCCTTTTCGTGTGCTCATGCGATTTTGACACCAGAAAACTGTGTCAGTGAAATGACCCGTTTAATCACTCAGGCTTTTGCTCAAAGACGCCCAGTTTATATTGGCATTCCTGCTGATTATGCAGTGAAACGCATCGTTGTGCAGAGCATCAAACCGCTCACATTACCAAGTAGTCGTCCTGATACCTTAAAAAAAGTCATCAGTTTGATAGCCAATAAACTCAACTACAGTGAATCTCCATGTGCCTTACTGGGTTCACTCATATCACGGTTTGATTTAGTCAAAGAAGCGGAAGCCCTGATTAAAGTCACTCACTTACCTTATGCCACAATGTTTATGGATAAAGGCGTTTTAAATGAAACCCACTCACAATATATAGGTATGTACAGTGGGTATTTAATGAACCCTGCCATTGCCGAGTTTATTGAACGCTGCGATTGCATTCTAAATATTGGCGCGGTAATGAGTGATGTGAATACAGGGTGTTTCACCGCGAATCTTCACACTAATAATATAATCCATATCATGGATAATTATGTGGTTATCGATTCGACGGTCTATTCTGATGTCTATATCTATGAGCTACTTTCTGAGTTAAAAGATATTCTGACATTTATTCCGAGTAGTACGATAAAAGTTCGCGGTTTAGGGGAACCAATTAGCAATGACAACAGAAAAATAACCAGTGATTATTTATACCCTCGATTTGAAAAGTTTATTAAGCAAAATGACATTGTGATAGCGGAAACGGGAACATTTTCCATGGGACTAAGTTTTGCACTTCTTCCTAAAGAAGTTTCTTTTCAAACTCAATCTCTATGGGGTTCGATTGGCTGGGCAACCCCTGCGGCACTTGGTGCAGCACTTGCCGCACCTCATCGCAGGGTGATCCTGGCTACTGGCGAAGGTGCCCATCAATTGACAGCGCAAGAAATTAGCTTATTTGCTCGCTGGGGGTTGAAACCACTTATTTTTGTGCTTAATAATGATGGCTATTTAATTGAGCGTTTTTTATGCAATGAACCCGAAGCCTATTACAACGATATCCCCCCATGGAATTATACGCAGCTCCCTTCCGCACTCGGATGTGAGGAATGGTATTGCCAAACAGTCACCACCTGTGAAGAGCTTAATGCCGTTCTTAATCATCTCGATAAAATAGACTCTGCGGCTTACATTGAAATCATCACTGATAGATATGAAGCCTCAGATTTACTGCAAGCAATAGGGAAATTAATCAAGGCAGAAATACCAAAATATCTTAAATAA